TGTACGCCCTCGGCTTCAATCCAGTGGCGGGTCGAAACGATGTCACGCAGGCGGCCGACCCGGCGTTCCTGCATCTTCAGCGCGAACAGAAGGCGGCCTTCGAGAGAGGGACCACCGCTCCGGACATCGTGGCGGAGCAACGGAAGCTGACCCGCGCCGAACTGGTCATCTTCCAGTTTCCCGTCTGGTGGCGTTCGGCGCCCGCCCTGCTCAAGGGCTGGTTCGACCGGGTGCTCACGGTGGGCTATGCCTACGGGGCGGGCAGGGTATACGCCACGGGTGGCCTGAGCGGCCGACGGGCCCTGCTCTCGGTCACGTTCGGAAGCCCCAC
The sequence above is a segment of the Deinococcus apachensis DSM 19763 genome. Coding sequences within it:
- a CDS encoding NAD(P)H-dependent oxidoreductase yields the protein MHILIVHVHPEPQSFNAALTHTAVHTLEALGHTVEVSDLYALGFNPVAGRNDVTQAADPAFLHLQREQKAAFERGTTAPDIVAEQRKLTRAELVIFQFPVWWRSAPALLKGWFDRVLTVGYAYGAGRVYATGGLSGRRALLSVTFGSPTSPEEAREVLHQMQDGVLAFVGFEVLPPFVVGGPRSLTVEERQAELERYRDTLAHLALGAPLERSLALS